The Cryomorphaceae bacterium 1068 genome window below encodes:
- the coaD gene encoding pantetheine-phosphate adenylyltransferase, translating to MDKIAIFPGSFDPITKGHEDIIKRALPLFDKVIVAIGVNSNKKYMFSLEERMQWIRQTFNFEDRIVVDHYEGLTVNYCRKVSASHIIRGVRNAEDFQFESSISQMNKELAPEVDTIFFVTSPELSAYSSTIVRDILRNGGDVTKFIPNSIQLNEDF from the coding sequence ATGGACAAGATTGCCATCTTCCCGGGATCATTTGATCCGATTACCAAAGGACACGAAGACATCATCAAGCGTGCGCTACCTCTTTTTGATAAAGTGATTGTCGCCATTGGAGTCAACTCCAATAAGAAGTATATGTTTTCGTTAGAAGAGAGAATGCAATGGATTAGACAAACGTTCAACTTCGAGGACCGCATTGTGGTGGATCATTACGAAGGACTCACCGTCAATTATTGCCGAAAGGTAAGTGCATCCCATATCATCCGAGGCGTTCGGAATGCGGAGGATTTTCAATTCGAATCTTCTATATCACAAATGAACAAGGAGCTTGCTCCTGAAGTCGACACCATCTTTTTTGTGACTAGCCCCGAGCTTTCAGCCTACAGCTCAACCATTGTGCGCGATATACTGAGAAACGGCGGTGATGTCACCAAATTTATACCGAATTCGATCCAACTGAATGAGGATTTTTAA